The following nucleotide sequence is from Coffea eugenioides isolate CCC68of chromosome 3, Ceug_1.0, whole genome shotgun sequence.
ATTTCTGCAGCTCAGAACAACTGTAAAACAAGACACCTTGCCAAGATTTTAGTCCACCTAGCATGGTGTTTGCAAGAATGTGTGTCTGCTTCTGGTGTGCCCTCAGCAACTCTTGTTAGAGCTCTTAATGCATTATACATCTCCTCTGTGTTCCTGAAGTACTTCATTGAGAATGCCAAAAGTGACCACTTTGAAGAATTGCACCTATCTCTAGATGAAAATGAGGCCAAACCAACTAGCTTCTCAAAAGGTGATCCATTTGTGCCATTTTGTTCTTATTTTGATTGTGACTATTTCTTATATTTTGTGCCTTTAGTTGATCCACCTTCCCTACTCTCCTGTCTGACAATCCAACCCTTTTTTCTAAAGGAGGAGGTCCAGGTAGATTCCAAGTGAAGATAGTTTATGGAATTTTGTTGGCAGAAAATTGTACATTTTCTTAATTAGGAACTCTACAAAGATATATTTTCCTAGTAAAGCCTTTCTCATCACTGGTTCTTATTTCGTCTTACTTTTGAAGCAGATCAAACTATTGAACAGCTGGTCATGCATAGTGTGCTTAGTTTTCTAGGAAAAGTAGATGTAAGGTATGTTGGTAATAATTCACTAATATCTTTTTTCCAAGATGATAGTATTATAGTGCTAACTAATACCTGTTTCCAACAGCACCAATACATATCTTCTACACCATGAACTTCTTAACTTCATGCTCATTGCAATGTCAACCCAACTTCTTAGTGGACCTTCACCAGGTCCAGATGACAGCCACCCTTTTATTGATGCTATGATGGTTCAGGTAACTGGGAGAAAGGTTGCTTTTTGGCTTGATTTGTCTCATAAGTCTGTTATTATTCCCTTTGTTTTCTACTGATATTTCTCTTCCATGCAGGAAAGCTCTTTGGTGAGTTTGGTAGTCTCTAAGCTACTTCTAAATTACATCAGACGACCTAACTTCCCCATTGATAGTTCATCTTACAGCATATTCTCAGAAGTAAATCAGACTGGTGTGCTACAGAGAGTTGGCTCTGCAGCTGGTATAtgaaaatttctctttcttgcAAAATTAACACTAGTCATCACTTTCTCCATTTGTCTTTGtttttttgctcaaaatttctaaaagaaaataaagagagCTGCTAGCTCCTCTCTTAAACATGAATAATTGGTAGAAGATAACATGTACTTATTCTGATTTATTGCCTAAACACAAAGTGTTTCCAAACACACATCTCTAGGTGCAAATCTCCCTACATGTATATCTCGCAATGCATCCAGTTTCCATCAAGGTGGTTGTTGCCTCCTTGTACTTCAAATAACCAATATGTGGTGTATAACGATCTATCTAGTTGATTCATCATCAGATTTCAGATGTTGTTAAAGTTTGAATAGAGAGTTTCCTTGTCACAAGTTTTCTTTTATATACTACTCTATAatagaattttttaaaatggCATGTGTTTAAGCTATTATCTTGTTTCATAAGCAAATCTATTACCATTTTTTGGGTTAAGGTTTTCTAATGATATCTGGTGGAtgtttaagaaaaatatttcGAAACTTGAGCTTTGATATGTATGATTTGACATCCTCTTTTGAGGCTTAGCATGTAACCTCTGTGTTTTATATACTACAGTATTTAAATTGATTTTCCTAGCACTCGATAAAACAACTTGTTGTGGCTTGCAGCAAATTTTGTGCTATTGCCGTTTAATCTCTTTGTTGGTTCAACTGGAGAAGCTACAAGAAGTCCTTTGGCAGAGAATAGTCTTAATGTTCTACTTATCCTTATCCATTATCGGAAATGTATTGAAACGGATTATGTGAAAGATAGAGGTGATCACAGCTCAGAACCTCTCCCAAAGGAAGACGCAGGCTTTTCTGAAAACCCTTACTGCAAGGCCTTAGAAAATGCTCAGGATATTGAATGTAAGCCTTCCCTCTAGTTGTCCTTTGAATGCTGTCTTATGTTTGTATGATTTTGCATTTCTCATCTTCTGCCTGCAGTTGATCGCCTGGACGTTGAGGGGAATGTTCAAAATGGTCCTCTTGTGAGATTGCCTTTTGCTTCTCTCTTTGATACTCTTGGCCTGTAAGTATGAATTATTTCTTCTCAGCATGGAACTGCATTATTTCCACAAAGTTATGTCTTGCATAATGTTCTAATTGAGAAGCTTATGAAAAATTAGATTTGGCTCTGTGATGCTGAAACAATGACTAGGTGTCTGGCATAATATTGGGCGTCGTTGGTAACTTTACTTTTTTTACAGTACCTTTATATGTAAATGGCTGGTGAACCTCTGTTTTGAAGTTTCAGAAAGTATGAATTTGCTCTTCTTCTATATGTTTACACCAAAGTTTCCAAGTCACAGTTTAATTAGGtttgatagtttttttttttcagaaactTAAAATAGCTGTATCTCTTCAGGTATTTGGCTGATGAAAGATCTATCCTCCTACTTTACTCAATGGTGCAAGGGAACTCAGCTTTTCTAGAATATGTTTTGGTGCGAACAGACCTCGATACCTTGGTACGGAGTCTATCATTTTTTCTGCTTGAAATTTTGAAGTTGAGGTGATATGAGAGAAAATATATACCGAAAGAAAGTCATTACTTAAAGGAAACAGTATATGACAAAAATATAGGGGGAAAAAAAGCCTAGCTTTAAACAATCTGGCTTCAGAGTAGTACAGCATATGATATACTATGTCAAAGAGCTTTATCTGTTGAATTCGTCTTCCTAATGAATCAACAGTTGATGCCCATGCTGGAAACGCTTTATAATGCATCAAGGAGGACATCAAATCAAATTTACATGGTGCTGATCATCCTTCTTATACTTAGTCAGGATTCCTCTTTCAATGCCAGTATTCATAAACTGGTGAGTATTGCCTCTCTGAGATTGGAACCAGTGTGAAGGTAAGGTATTGATTTACTAATCGCCTTGCAGATGCTGCCTAATGTTCCGTGGTATCAAGAACGGCTCCTCCATCAAACATCTCTTGGTTCTCTTATGGTCATAATCCTCATCAGGACTGTGAAATACAACTTATCTAAGCTCCGGGTATGATTTGAGGCATCTTTAATGGACACACTCTTCTTCCTGCTTCTGAGTTCCACTATATTCCCCGGTGATGGATCGTTAAATGGACGTGTCATAGGGCCATTTTTTTATCACTGGAAGAATTGAATGCTTTGTAGGGAATTTTAGATGGCTATTACGTTTGAGAAAGATGAGATTAGCTTAATTGTAATCTGTAATTGTTTCCTGTATTCTATACGGATATTTCATTTTAACCAACTATATGCTGCCATCATTTTTGATGGATATTGTGAAGCAGGATGTTTATCTCCACACAAATTGTCTTGCAACTCTGGCAAATATGGCACCCCATGTTCATCGGCTGAGTGCTTATGCATCACAGCGGTTGGTCAGCCTGTTTGATATGCTTGCACGAAAGTATTCTCTCGCTTCGCTTCGCTTTCTTTTGAATTTATAACTGTTATCTAAATGATTATTCTGCATTCTTGGTTCCATGCCT
It contains:
- the LOC113766991 gene encoding dymeclin isoform X1, which produces MGGVPSTPRWGGAAEMRPAETAEYLIGALVGEKSYPLASDYWQKLLESPLHLRWPAHRVLQASQLFAQNNCKTRHLAKILVHLAWCLQECVSASGVPSATLVRALNALYISSVFLKYFIENAKSDHFEELHLSLDENEAKPTSFSKDQTIEQLVMHSVLSFLGKVDVSTNTYLLHHELLNFMLIAMSTQLLSGPSPGPDDSHPFIDAMMVQESSLVSLVVSKLLLNYIRRPNFPIDSSSYSIFSEVNQTGVLQRVGSAAANFVLLPFNLFVGSTGEATRSPLAENSLNVLLILIHYRKCIETDYVKDRGDHSSEPLPKEDAGFSENPYCKALENAQDIEFDRLDVEGNVQNGPLVRLPFASLFDTLGLYLADERSILLLYSMVQGNSAFLEYVLVRTDLDTLLMPMLETLYNASRRTSNQIYMVLIILLILSQDSSFNASIHKLMLPNVPWYQERLLHQTSLGSLMVIILIRTVKYNLSKLRDVYLHTNCLATLANMAPHVHRLSAYASQRLVSLFDMLARKYNKLAEMSNNKMHMPNGESREEDNLPEDTTAELHIYTDFLRIVLEILNAILTYTLPRNPEVVYAIMHRQEVFQPFRNHPRFNELLENIFTVLDFFNSRMDAQKMDGEWSVEKVLQVIVINCRSWRGEGMKMFTQLRFTYEQESHPEEFFIPYVWQLVLSCSSFSFNPNSINLFPVDLPLEKQDSFVGEDGQKLQSGGLNGLEQQVDVLV
- the LOC113766991 gene encoding dymeclin isoform X3, producing the protein MGGVPSTPRWGGAAEMRPAETAEYLIGALVGEKSYPLASDYWQKLLESPLHLRWPAHRVLQASQLFAQNNCKTRHLAKILVHLAWCLQECVSASGVPSATLVRALNALYISSVFLKYFIENAKSDHFEELHLSLDENEAKPTSFSKDQTIEQLVMHSVLSFLGKVDVSTNTYLLHHELLNFMLIAMSTQLLSGPSPGPDDSHPFIDAMMVQESSLVSLVVSKLLLNYIRRPNFPIDSSSYSIFSEVNQTGVLQRVGSAAANFVLLPFNLFVGSTGEATRSPLAENSLNVLLILIHYRKCIETDYVKDRGDHSSEPLPKEDAGFSENPYCKALENAQDIEFDRLDVEGNVQNGPLVRLPFASLFDTLGLYLADERSILLLYSMVQGNSAFLEYVLVRTDLDTLLMPMLETLYNASRRTSNQIYMVLIILLILSQDSSFNASIHKLMLPNVPWYQERLLHQTSLGSLMVIILIRTVKYNLSKLRDVYLHTNCLATLANMAPHVHRLSAYASQRLVSLFDMLARKYNKLAEMSNNKMHMPNGESREEDNLPEDTTAELHIYTDFLRIVLEILNAILTYTLPRNPEVVYAIMHRQEVFQPFRNHPRFNELLENIFTVLDFFNSRMDAQKMDGEWSVEKVLQVIVINCRSWRGEGMKMFTQLRFTYEQESHPEEFFIPYVWQLVLSCSSFSFNPNSINLFPVDLPLEDSFVGEDGQKLQSGGLNGLEQQVDVLV
- the LOC113766991 gene encoding dymeclin isoform X2, which encodes MGGVPSTPRWGGAAEMRPAETAEYLIGALVGEKSYPLASDYWQKLLESPLHLRWPAHRVLQASQLFAQNNCKTRHLAKILVHLAWCLQECVSASGVPSATLVRALNALYISSVFLKYFIENAKSDHFEELHLSLDENEAKPTSFSKDQTIEQLVMHSVLSFLGKVDVSTNTYLLHHELLNFMLIAMSTQLLSGPSPGPDDSHPFIDAMMVQESSLVSLVVSKLLLNYIRRPNFPIDSSSYSIFSEVNQTGVLQRVGSAAANFVLLPFNLFVGSTGEATRSPLAENSLNVLLILIHYRKCIETDYVKDRGDHSSEPLPKEDAGFSENPYCKALENAQDIEFDRLDVEGNVQNGPLVRLPFASLFDTLGLYLADERSILLLYSMVQGNSAFLEYVLVRTDLDTLLMPMLETLYNASRRTSNQIYMVLIILLILSQDSSFNASIHKLMLPNVPWYQERLLHQTSLGSLMVIILIRTVKYNLSKLRDVYLHTNCLATLANMAPHVHRLSAYASQRLVSLFDMLARKYNKLAEMSNNKMHMPNGESREEDNLPEDTTAELHIYTDFLRIVLEILNAILTYTLPRNPEVVYAIMHRQEVFQPFRNHPRFNELLENIFTVLDFFNSRMDAQKMDGEWSVEKVLQVIVINCRSWRGEGMKMFTQLRFTYEQESHPEEFFIPYVWQLVLSCSFSFNPNSINLFPVDLPLEKQDSFVGEDGQKLQSGGLNGLEQQVDVLV
- the LOC113766991 gene encoding dymeclin isoform X4 → MGGVPSTPRWGGAAEMRPAETAEYLIGALVGEKSYPLASDYWQKLLESPLHLRWPAHRVLQASQLFAQNNCKTRHLAKILVHLAWCLQECVSASGVPSATLVRALNALYISSVFLKYFIENAKSDHFEELHLSLDENEAKPTSFSKDQTIEQLVMHSVLSFLGKVDVSTNTYLLHHELLNFMLIAMSTQLLSGPSPGPDDSHPFIDAMMVQESSLVSLVVSKLLLNYIRRPNFPIDSSSYSIFSEVNQTGVLQRVGSAAANFVLLPFNLFVGSTGEATRSPLAENSLNVLLILIHYRKCIETDYVKDRGDHSSEPLPKEDAGFSENPYCKALENAQDIEFDRLDVEGNVQNGPLVRLPFASLFDTLGLYLADERSILLLYSMVQGNSAFLEYVLVRTDLDTLLMPMLETLYNASRRTSNQIYMVLIILLILSQDSSFNASIHKLMLPNVPWYQERLLHQTSLGSLMVIILIRTVKYNLSKLRDVYLHTNCLATLANMAPHVHRLSAYASQRLVSLFDMLARKYNKLAEMSNNKMHMPNGESREEDNLPEDTTAELHIYTDFLRIVLEILNAILTYTLPRNPEVVYAIMHRQEVFQPFRNHPRFNELLENIFTVLDFFNSRMDAQKMDGEWSVEKVLQVIVINCRSWRGEGMKMFTQLRFTYEQESHPEEFFIPYVWQLVLSCSFSFNPNSINLFPVDLPLEDSFVGEDGQKLQSGGLNGLEQQVDVLV
- the LOC113766991 gene encoding dymeclin isoform X5; amino-acid sequence: MGGVPSTPRWGGAAEMRPAETAEYLIGALVGEKSYPLASDYWQKLLESPLHLRWPAHRVLQASQLFAQNNCKTRHLAKILVHLAWCLQECVSASGVPSATLVRALNALYISSVFLKYFIENAKSDHFEELHLSLDENEAKPTSFSKDQTIEQLVMHSVLSFLGKVDVSTNTYLLHHELLNFMLIAMSTQLLSGPSPGPDDSHPFIDAMMVQESSLVSLVVSKLLLNYIRRPNFPIDSSSYSIFSEVNQTGVLQRVGSAAANFVLLPFNLFVGSTGEATRSPLAENSLNVLLILIHYRKCIETDYVKDRGDHSSEPLPKEDAGFSENPYCKALENAQDIEFDRLDVEGNVQNGPLVRLPFASLFDTLGLYLADERSILLLYSMVQGNSAFLEYVLVRTDLDTLLMPMLETLYNASRRTSNQIYMVLIILLILSQDSSFNASIHKLMLPNVPWYQERLLHQTSLGSLMVIILIRTVKYNLSKLRDVYLHTNCLATLANMAPHVHRLSAYASQRYNKLAEMSNNKMHMPNGESREEDNLPEDTTAELHIYTDFLRIVLEILNAILTYTLPRNPEVVYAIMHRQEVFQPFRNHPRFNELLENIFTVLDFFNSRMDAQKMDGEWSVEKVLQVIVINCRSWRGEGMKMFTQLRFTYEQESHPEEFFIPYVWQLVLSCSSFSFNPNSINLFPVDLPLEKQDSFVGEDGQKLQSGGLNGLEQQVDVLV